One genomic segment of Sanyastnella coralliicola includes these proteins:
- a CDS encoding DUF4359 domain-containing protein: MKRFLPILIIALVAMFLTNPDREDFKVFVAERLEDRMLEGSEGNDIAELFGSEASKIAAGVAEKMAERKNFYIFSLYEIPMGTDTFRYVGIFKIFIPLQEKQPLNL; encoded by the coding sequence ATGAAACGCTTCCTTCCCATCCTGATCATAGCGCTCGTAGCTATGTTTCTGACCAATCCAGATCGAGAAGATTTCAAGGTATTTGTTGCCGAACGATTGGAAGATCGCATGCTTGAAGGGTCAGAAGGAAATGACATTGCCGAACTCTTCGGAAGTGAAGCAAGCAAGATCGCCGCAGGAGTGGCTGAAAAGATGGCCGAACGAAAGAACTTCTACATTTTCTCTCTGTATGAAATTCCCATGGGTACTGATACCTTCAGATACGTGGGCATCTTTAAGATCTTCATCCCTCTACAAGAGAAACAACCCCTGAATTTGTGA
- a CDS encoding glycoside hydrolase family 20 protein yields MRLFWFVLVALLVGCVPKEASKNAMIKMAVPQLIPKPQSMELSGQVAYVLSEELTVFDEGGFESETEMLSAFFDRPIRKVESPEEADIRFQRSRWSRIPEAYLLNIDSSGVQITAGSNHGAFNAVMTLVQWKKGDHLKHVTIDDEPSFRHRGMLLDCCRHFMEPEFVKRYIDLLARYKMNVLHWHLTEDQGWRVEIDAYPKLTEVGAWRTEKDSSIHGGFYTKEEMRDIVAYAAARHIKVIPEIELPGHSSAAIASYPWLSCTGEQIPVENEWGVFKDIYCAGNDSTIAFLETVLDEVLEIFPSDVIHIGGDEAPKTRWEQCEKCQRRIKEEGLHDEHELQSWMIGHFAEFLDSRGRKLIGWDEILEGGLPEGAMVQSWRGMEGGITAAEMEREVVMSPTSHAYFDYDVRSTDLEEVYSFDPIPESLSADQAKYIIGGECNMWTEHAPQDKVDSKVFPRILAMAEVLWAYPEERNYQEFERRVDREYAALDELGVDYGAATVPFEFASAEPGKVSIVDRVSGLKVSWRTFGEAWQEGREIKIPPGLHEYEVVGYKNGRVYGDTIELNLANHLALGAPTKVINGFSDWYTGGGDKAMTDGFSGSFDFRDGHWQAEQGVDMIYEIDLGESTSISSVQIPVYIYGNAWIFSPEYIDLWSSDDGLNWEKFARIDMPSMSGNVEQRIVVAGKNWDEFTTRYVKVEAKNPGPCPEWHDAAGQPSWVFMSEIVIN; encoded by the coding sequence GTGAGACTATTTTGGTTTGTGCTTGTTGCGCTCCTCGTGGGATGCGTTCCAAAAGAAGCAAGCAAGAATGCCATGATTAAGATGGCAGTTCCTCAGCTTATCCCGAAACCTCAGTCGATGGAGTTGTCAGGACAAGTAGCCTACGTTTTATCTGAAGAACTGACTGTTTTTGACGAAGGTGGATTTGAGTCTGAAACCGAAATGTTGTCTGCCTTCTTCGATCGTCCCATTCGCAAAGTGGAATCACCAGAAGAAGCGGATATCCGTTTTCAGCGTTCGCGTTGGTCTCGAATTCCTGAGGCCTACTTGCTTAACATAGATTCAAGCGGAGTACAAATCACTGCCGGTAGTAATCACGGAGCTTTCAACGCGGTCATGACCCTCGTACAGTGGAAGAAAGGTGATCACTTAAAGCACGTTACCATTGACGATGAACCTTCTTTTCGCCACCGTGGAATGTTGCTGGATTGCTGTCGCCACTTCATGGAACCAGAGTTCGTGAAACGCTACATCGACCTCCTCGCTCGATATAAAATGAATGTCTTGCACTGGCATTTAACCGAAGACCAAGGATGGAGAGTAGAGATTGATGCTTATCCCAAGTTGACGGAGGTAGGCGCTTGGCGCACTGAAAAAGACAGTTCTATTCACGGTGGATTCTACACCAAAGAAGAGATGCGAGATATCGTAGCCTATGCGGCTGCTCGTCACATAAAGGTCATTCCTGAGATTGAATTGCCAGGACATAGTTCCGCTGCCATTGCGTCGTACCCGTGGCTTTCTTGCACGGGGGAGCAAATTCCTGTTGAGAATGAATGGGGTGTCTTCAAGGACATCTATTGCGCTGGAAACGACAGTACTATTGCCTTTTTGGAGACCGTCTTAGATGAAGTGCTAGAGATTTTCCCTTCCGATGTCATCCATATAGGGGGAGACGAAGCGCCCAAGACACGCTGGGAGCAATGTGAGAAGTGTCAGCGACGCATCAAAGAAGAAGGGCTTCACGATGAGCACGAGCTCCAAAGCTGGATGATCGGGCATTTCGCAGAATTCCTTGATTCGAGAGGCCGCAAGCTGATCGGATGGGATGAAATCCTTGAAGGCGGGCTTCCAGAAGGAGCCATGGTACAATCGTGGCGAGGCATGGAAGGCGGCATCACAGCTGCCGAGATGGAGCGAGAGGTGGTGATGAGTCCGACCAGCCACGCTTACTTCGACTATGACGTCCGTTCGACAGACTTAGAAGAGGTGTATTCTTTTGACCCGATTCCTGAATCACTTTCCGCCGATCAGGCGAAATATATCATTGGTGGAGAATGCAATATGTGGACTGAACACGCACCTCAAGACAAGGTTGATTCGAAGGTCTTTCCTCGAATCTTAGCCATGGCCGAGGTGTTGTGGGCCTATCCTGAAGAGCGCAATTATCAAGAGTTTGAGCGGAGAGTAGATCGCGAATACGCTGCGCTCGATGAGTTAGGCGTTGATTATGGCGCGGCTACTGTGCCTTTTGAATTCGCTAGCGCGGAACCGGGAAAGGTGTCGATTGTAGATCGCGTGAGTGGATTGAAAGTAAGCTGGCGCACCTTTGGAGAAGCTTGGCAGGAGGGAAGAGAGATCAAAATTCCCCCCGGATTGCACGAGTACGAGGTGGTGGGTTACAAAAATGGAAGAGTTTATGGTGACACCATCGAATTAAATCTTGCGAATCACTTGGCTCTCGGGGCACCTACAAAAGTGATCAATGGATTCTCTGATTGGTATACTGGTGGAGGAGACAAGGCGATGACGGACGGTTTCTCAGGCAGTTTTGACTTCAGAGACGGACATTGGCAAGCAGAGCAGGGGGTAGACATGATCTATGAAATTGACCTTGGCGAATCAACCTCAATTTCTAGCGTTCAAATCCCAGTCTACATCTATGGCAACGCATGGATTTTTAGTCCGGAGTACATTGATCTCTGGAGCTCAGACGATGGATTGAACTGGGAAAAGTTCGCTCGTATTGATATGCCTTCCATGTCTGGAAACGTAGAACAGCGGATCGTTGTAGCTGGAAAAAACTGGGATGAATTCACGACTCGCTATGTCAAAGTTGAAGCGAAAAATCCAGGGCCATGTCCAGAATGGCACGACGCAGCTGGACAACCAAGTTGGGTGTTTATGTCGGAGATTGTCATCAACTAA
- a CDS encoding RsmE family RNA methyltransferase has protein sequence MQLFYTNHIVEGMAMLPEDESQHVIKVLRKRAGDVIYVTDGMGTLFEGTIYEAAAKEVRVNLEVLDKREKDTPDLTIAIAPTKNRDRFEWFIEKAVELGCTEIIPIWCDNSERKHARTDRWEKIAISAMKQSLHLYKPVIHPPTDVDDLFANAELDKDKMIAWLGEDEPSAFFSEAYDASKPSIIAIGPEGDFSDDEADLAKTNGWTPVSLGHYRLRTETAGFTVMSWAAQKQFEAES, from the coding sequence ATGCAATTATTCTATACCAACCATATCGTTGAAGGAATGGCGATGCTTCCTGAGGATGAATCGCAACACGTGATCAAAGTGCTTCGAAAGCGCGCTGGTGATGTTATCTATGTCACTGACGGAATGGGAACCCTCTTTGAAGGCACCATCTACGAAGCTGCAGCGAAGGAAGTACGCGTGAATCTTGAGGTACTCGATAAGCGCGAAAAGGATACGCCTGACCTAACGATAGCCATTGCACCAACAAAGAACCGCGACCGTTTTGAGTGGTTCATTGAGAAGGCGGTGGAGCTGGGCTGTACCGAGATCATTCCGATTTGGTGTGACAACAGCGAACGTAAGCACGCGCGTACCGATCGTTGGGAGAAGATTGCGATTTCGGCCATGAAGCAAAGTCTGCACCTCTATAAGCCAGTAATTCATCCGCCCACTGATGTTGATGATCTTTTCGCTAACGCGGAATTGGACAAGGATAAAATGATCGCATGGTTAGGGGAAGATGAGCCCAGTGCTTTCTTTTCTGAAGCGTATGATGCGTCGAAGCCGAGCATCATTGCCATCGGTCCGGAAGGAGATTTTTCTGATGACGAAGCTGATTTGGCAAAAACGAATGGTTGGACACCAGTATCCTTAGGGCATTATCGTTTACGTACAGAAACGGCTGGCTTCACTGTGATGTCTTGGGCTGCGCAAAAGCAATTCGAGGCAGAATCCTAA